The genome window TACTGGACAAGGCTGAGTTTCTTCCAAAATTTTTACACAAAGTTCCTTTGCCGTCTTTCCACTAAACACAGTGGATGTGTGCACCACCTGGCCGCTTCCTATATCTACAGCTAAACCACGCCCATCAATCACCTTTGTGTAATGCTTCGCACATATTAATCGGGCCTCTCGATCCAAGTAAAT of Ancylothrix sp. D3o contains these proteins:
- a CDS encoding DUF4346 domain-containing protein, which codes for MLVNIQIEKLAAIDEELSKREINLDPGGYFIIYLDREARLICAKHYTKVIDGRGLAVDIGSGQVVHTSTVFSGKTAKELCVKILEETQPCPVTLLDHAAYLGREFVRAELALLTGTEYIQD